One genomic window of Roseofilum capinflatum BLCC-M114 includes the following:
- a CDS encoding PIN domain-containing protein, translated as MSHYYSNWLYEKILDIGGSDLVNYRIYMDVCCLHRPFDDQSQQRIKLETEAIDQITLRCLSGDFILISSTAIESEISQNPNPNQAEQVMQSLSIAQDNILVTDNVVGRARELVGLGLKSYDALHIACAEEGNVDIFLTTDDRLMKKAIEYEDILRVKVANPVIWLMDVET; from the coding sequence ATGTCTCATTACTATTCCAATTGGCTATATGAAAAAATTCTTGACATTGGAGGAAGCGATCTAGTGAACTATCGCATCTATATGGATGTTTGCTGTCTGCATCGCCCTTTTGACGATCAATCACAACAGAGAATTAAACTTGAGACCGAGGCAATTGATCAAATTACTTTACGATGTTTATCGGGGGACTTTATCTTAATCAGTAGCACAGCTATAGAGTCTGAAATTTCTCAAAATCCTAATCCTAATCAGGCGGAACAAGTTATGCAGTCTTTATCAATTGCCCAAGATAATATATTAGTTACAGATAATGTGGTTGGTCGTGCAAGGGAGTTAGTTGGACTAGGGTTGAAATCTTATGATGCCCTACATATCGCTTGCGCTGAAGAGGGGAATGTTGATATTTTCTTAACGACTGACGATCGCCTGATGAAAAAAGCGATAGAATATGAAGATATTCTCAGGGTCAAAGTTGCCAATCCTGTGATTTGGTTAATGGATGTTGAAACCTAA
- a CDS encoding HepT-like ribonuclease domain-containing protein, with amino-acid sequence MSRDRESLVDIMTAIQLIFQYTQGIDSQSLSSNLEKQDAILRRITIIGEATKRLSKEFRQLHSSIPWKEIAGMRDVITHDYDEVDIDEVWKVVSENLPQLLSYIEPLVSNDDNPE; translated from the coding sequence ATGTCGCGAGATAGAGAATCTTTAGTCGATATTATGACGGCTATACAACTTATTTTTCAATATACTCAAGGTATTGATTCTCAAAGCTTGAGCAGTAATCTAGAAAAACAAGATGCGATCTTGCGCCGGATTACAATTATTGGTGAGGCCACCAAAAGATTATCAAAAGAGTTTAGACAACTGCATAGCAGCATACCCTGGAAAGAAATAGCAGGTATGCGCGATGTGATTACTCATGATTATGATGAAGTCGATATTGATGAAGTTTGGAAAGTAGTTTCGGAGAATTTGCCTCAACTTCTGAGCTATATCGAACCGTTAGTTTCCAATGATGATAACCCAGAATAA
- a CDS encoding CHAT domain-containing protein → MLYLGYKHRWVKFLWIALIALVVALLVGMGVPAVGKEQPRTVLATTKTTDLIDQGRQWYQKQEYEQAIALWQPALTQFERSGETAQQALTLSYLALAYQGLGNWESAKQSMESALNLLKPLPSEVGILAQVLNTQGQLYYSQGQLEAALSAWEQTEQAYQQAGDGEGVTGSQLNQASVLQRLGLNERSQDLLNALIERLEPQPPSLLKVQALRTLGVSFHLAAQFAKAQQLLDESLNLSQSLNAPSEIAQNFLSLGNLAKDCNHPEAALDYYQQAIATTPDHLLLKVQANANLLRLHLEQQAFTEALELIPPLKADLAQLPLSHSSIYAHLNVAESLLRLFRLQPELDPTLLETAAQLTELARQQSLTLKDSRAQGWATLQLGKLYAQNEELETALQLTQEALFMAQKIGAADLQARASWQQGQLLVQQEDERSALVAYRSAVDTLESIRGDVVATNPDMQFSFREDIDPVYRGLIGLLLQPDEENPQDPNRVQEARDILEALQLAELDHFFREACRANRPTPIDKIDPKAAVIYPIILPDRLEVILTLPGDIQQHYSTPIPQPELEEHLRQMRQSLHPAYSNQERLKLYQQAYNWLIQPAESALRASKIETLVFVLDSQLQNVPMAALYDGEHYLVEEYAIALTKSLKLIQSPPLEPEKLQALTAGLSEARQGFRPLPGVASEVEQIGDRIQTRVLLDREFTAEELKQAIQETPFPIVHLATHGQFSSDAEETFILTWDSQINVRELDTLVSSRSQPLQNPIELLVLSACKTAQGDERAILGLAGVALRSGARSTLATLWAVRDQSTAQFMVDFYQHLNQPGMSKAKALQQAQINLLHSKYHHPIYWAPFVMVGNWL, encoded by the coding sequence ATGCTATATCTGGGATACAAACACCGTTGGGTAAAGTTCTTATGGATCGCTTTAATTGCTCTGGTTGTTGCTCTGCTCGTTGGTATGGGAGTGCCAGCAGTGGGAAAGGAGCAACCGAGAACAGTTTTGGCGACGACTAAGACGACTGATTTAATTGACCAGGGTCGTCAATGGTATCAAAAACAGGAGTATGAACAGGCGATCGCCCTTTGGCAACCTGCCCTCACCCAATTTGAACGTAGCGGTGAAACAGCCCAACAAGCGCTCACTCTCAGTTATCTCGCCCTCGCTTATCAAGGTTTGGGCAACTGGGAGAGCGCTAAACAGAGCATGGAGAGCGCCCTGAACCTCTTAAAGCCTTTACCCTCAGAAGTGGGCATTCTTGCCCAAGTTCTCAATACCCAAGGACAACTGTATTACAGTCAGGGACAACTGGAAGCGGCTCTATCCGCTTGGGAACAGACAGAACAAGCCTATCAGCAAGCCGGAGATGGGGAAGGGGTAACCGGTAGTCAACTGAATCAAGCCTCGGTTCTGCAACGGTTAGGGTTAAATGAGCGATCGCAAGACCTCCTCAATGCTCTGATCGAACGCTTAGAACCTCAACCCCCTAGCCTGCTCAAAGTACAAGCCTTGAGAACCTTGGGGGTTAGCTTCCATCTCGCGGCTCAGTTTGCAAAAGCCCAACAATTACTCGATGAAAGCTTAAATCTGAGCCAGAGTTTGAACGCTCCTTCAGAAATTGCCCAAAATTTCTTGAGTTTGGGCAATTTGGCCAAAGATTGCAACCATCCAGAAGCAGCCCTAGACTATTATCAACAGGCGATCGCCACAACTCCCGATCATCTCCTGCTCAAAGTCCAAGCAAACGCCAACCTTCTCCGACTCCACCTCGAACAACAAGCCTTTACTGAAGCCCTAGAATTAATCCCCCCATTAAAAGCTGACCTCGCCCAACTGCCCCTAAGCCACAGCAGTATTTACGCCCATCTCAACGTCGCCGAAAGTCTCTTGAGACTCTTTCGCCTGCAACCCGAACTTGACCCCACGCTGCTAGAAACCGCCGCCCAACTCACCGAACTTGCCAGACAACAGAGCCTTACCCTCAAAGACTCCAGAGCGCAAGGCTGGGCAACCTTGCAACTGGGTAAACTTTATGCCCAAAACGAAGAACTGGAAACCGCCCTACAACTCACCCAAGAAGCTCTGTTTATGGCCCAAAAAATCGGCGCGGCTGACTTGCAAGCCAGAGCCAGTTGGCAACAAGGGCAACTACTGGTGCAACAAGAGGATGAACGTTCTGCCCTGGTTGCCTATCGCTCGGCAGTCGATACCCTAGAGTCAATTCGGGGGGATGTGGTAGCAACCAACCCAGATATGCAATTTTCTTTTAGGGAAGATATCGATCCAGTTTATCGGGGATTAATTGGTCTTTTGCTACAACCGGATGAGGAGAATCCACAAGATCCAAACCGGGTGCAAGAAGCCCGTGACATTCTCGAAGCTCTGCAACTGGCAGAATTAGATCACTTTTTCCGTGAAGCCTGTCGAGCCAACCGCCCGACACCCATTGATAAAATTGACCCGAAAGCTGCGGTTATTTATCCAATTATTTTACCCGATCGCCTAGAAGTCATTCTCACGCTTCCCGGCGACATCCAACAACACTACTCTACCCCCATTCCCCAACCGGAATTAGAAGAGCATTTACGACAAATGCGCCAATCTTTACACCCTGCCTATTCCAATCAAGAACGGCTGAAGCTCTACCAACAAGCCTATAATTGGCTGATTCAACCCGCAGAGAGTGCCTTAAGAGCATCGAAAATTGAAACCTTAGTCTTTGTTCTCGATAGTCAGTTGCAAAATGTGCCCATGGCTGCGCTTTATGATGGAGAACACTATTTAGTTGAAGAGTATGCGATCGCCCTCACCAAAAGCTTAAAACTGATCCAATCTCCCCCTTTAGAGCCAGAAAAATTACAAGCGCTCACCGCCGGACTCAGTGAAGCTCGCCAAGGATTTCGCCCCCTTCCCGGTGTTGCTTCCGAAGTGGAACAAATTGGCGATCGCATTCAAACTCGCGTGTTGCTCGATCGGGAATTTACGGCAGAGGAACTGAAACAGGCAATTCAGGAAACGCCTTTTCCCATTGTCCATTTAGCCACCCACGGTCAATTTAGCAGCGATGCAGAAGAGACATTTATCTTAACCTGGGATAGTCAAATTAATGTGCGCGAACTGGATACGTTGGTCAGCTCGCGATCGCAACCCTTGCAAAACCCCATCGAATTACTCGTACTCAGTGCCTGCAAAACCGCACAAGGAGATGAGCGAGCCATATTAGGATTAGCCGGGGTTGCCCTGCGATCGGGCGCTAGAAGCACTCTGGCTACATTATGGGCTGTTCGAGACCAATCTACCGCCCAATTTATGGTTGACTTTTACCAACACTTGAATCAACCCGGAATGAGCAAAGCCAAAGCCTTGCAACAAGCGCAAATTAACCTCTTGCACAGTAAATACCATCATCCCATTTACTGGGCCCCCTTCGTCATGGTCGGCAATTGGCTTTAG
- a CDS encoding pentapeptide repeat-containing protein, which produces MATSDSQQSPSTHPQDSVPKRRPSPQKWKLWLMAIAVVFALNEAITYFRIGAAYKTLASEHIGGSIDKRTEAARYLAKGCTWYQLTSLRCWSLRGANLSRVNLFEANLSHANLSQANLFRSLLPDADLREANLSHANLSHANLFRADLLLSDLRGAYLSDADLHYADLRGADLSGADLSGADLSHAKLRKADLRGAYLGKADLREADLSGADLSDAYLSDAKLRDADLYEADLSDAKLSEANLRNAKLRGADLSDADLSGAYLHYANLREANLSGADLGKADLGKANLREAYLSGANLREANLSGADLREADLTLEQVKSACDWQGAKFDIGFLRKLYASADPQEPPDCSRWELL; this is translated from the coding sequence ATGGCTACTTCCGATTCTCAGCAATCCCCTTCTACCCATCCCCAAGACAGCGTTCCCAAGAGGCGGCCAAGTCCCCAGAAGTGGAAGCTTTGGCTCATGGCGATCGCTGTTGTCTTTGCGCTTAACGAGGCAATCACATACTTCAGAATTGGCGCTGCTTACAAGACTTTAGCATCAGAACATATAGGAGGATCTATTGACAAACGGACAGAAGCAGCTCGGTATTTGGCTAAAGGTTGTACTTGGTATCAGTTAACTTCTTTGCGTTGTTGGAGTCTCAGAGGAGCCAACCTCAGTAGAGTAAACCTCTTTGAAGCCAACCTCAGTCACGCCAACCTCAGTCAAGCCAACCTCTTTAGATCCCTCCTCCCTGATGCCGACCTCCGTGAAGCCAACCTCAGTCACGCCAACCTCAGTCACGCCAACCTCTTTAGAGCCGACCTCCTTCTCTCCGACCTCCGTGGAGCCTACCTCAGTGATGCCGACCTCCATTATGCCGACCTCCGTGGAGCCGACCTCAGTGGAGCCGACCTCAGTGGAGCCGACCTCAGTCACGCCAAGCTCCGTAAAGCCGACCTCCGTGGAGCCTACCTCGGTAAAGCCGACCTCCGTGAAGCCGACCTCAGTGGAGCCGACCTTAGTGATGCCTACCTTAGTGATGCCAAGCTCCGTGATGCCGACCTCTATGAAGCCGACCTTAGTGATGCCAAGCTCAGTGAAGCCAACCTCCGTAATGCCAAGCTCAGAGGAGCCGACCTTAGTGATGCCGACCTCAGTGGAGCCTACCTCCATTATGCCAACCTCCGTGAAGCCAACCTCAGTGGAGCCGACCTCGGTAAAGCCGACCTCGGTAAAGCCAACCTCCGTGAAGCCTACCTCAGTGGAGCCAACCTCCGTGAAGCTAACCTCAGTGGAGCCGACCTCCGTGAAGCCGACCTCACTCTTGAGCAAGTGAAATCGGCTTGTGATTGGCAAGGCGCAAAATTTGATATAGGATTCTTACGAAAATTGTACGCATCTGCTGACCCTCAAGAGCCACCTGATTGTAGTCGTTGGGAGCTTCTGTAG
- a CDS encoding nucleotidyltransferase family protein, whose amino-acid sequence MSTTIAEGQIYDRLGITPEQLVDFCQRWHVAELAVFGSILRSDFHAGSDIDILVSYQPTAQRGLFEKMHMQEELELLCSRDVDLISKKAIERSQNWIRRKNILDSAEVIYVAR is encoded by the coding sequence ATGAGTACCACAATTGCTGAGGGTCAAATTTACGATCGCCTGGGGATAACTCCCGAACAACTGGTTGACTTTTGTCAGCGTTGGCATGTGGCTGAGTTGGCTGTGTTTGGCTCCATTCTGCGGTCTGACTTCCATGCTGGCAGCGATATTGATATTCTGGTATCCTATCAACCGACGGCTCAACGGGGACTGTTTGAAAAGATGCACATGCAGGAAGAGCTAGAACTCTTATGCTCGCGCGATGTTGATTTGATTAGCAAGAAAGCGATAGAACGCAGCCAGAACTGGATTCGACGCAAGAATATTCTCGATTCGGCTGAGGTAATTTATGTCGCGAGATAG
- a CDS encoding PP2C family serine/threonine-protein phosphatase codes for MTMSTLSGDLQTPIPHDPDHILSPLNGWQAIASSVLGTSHQKRGQPCQDAHAWDILGPGWIVAAVADGAGSASLSDVGAQVATQTAVEQIKRQWDKLEAEHAEVCWEELLGEVLEQAQNAIAAESLSRDIEVRQLASTLLILVANSQKVAVAQVGDGAVVIGDRQGHLTALTQPENGEYANETTFLISPNALESAQIKVWEGEIAHFALFSDGLQRLALKLPEGDPHAPFFTPLFRFVDQMEDAEAAQSQLEEFLAHPRITERTDDDLTMVLASLKSMKHS; via the coding sequence ATGACCATGAGTACCCTGTCTGGAGATCTGCAAACCCCCATCCCCCACGATCCTGACCATATTTTATCGCCTTTGAATGGGTGGCAGGCGATCGCCAGTTCGGTGTTAGGAACGAGTCATCAGAAGCGGGGGCAACCCTGCCAAGATGCCCATGCTTGGGATATCCTGGGGCCGGGATGGATAGTGGCAGCAGTGGCAGATGGAGCGGGTTCTGCGTCGTTGTCGGATGTGGGAGCGCAAGTGGCAACGCAAACGGCAGTGGAGCAGATTAAGCGCCAATGGGATAAATTAGAGGCAGAACATGCCGAGGTCTGCTGGGAAGAGCTATTAGGGGAAGTGTTAGAACAGGCTCAAAATGCGATCGCCGCAGAAAGCTTGAGTCGAGATATAGAAGTGCGTCAGTTAGCGAGTACATTGTTAATTTTGGTGGCTAATTCCCAGAAGGTAGCAGTCGCGCAGGTAGGAGATGGAGCCGTGGTAATTGGCGATCGCCAAGGTCATCTTACCGCACTCACCCAGCCAGAAAACGGAGAATATGCCAATGAAACTACCTTTTTGATTTCTCCCAACGCCTTAGAGAGCGCCCAAATTAAGGTTTGGGAAGGAGAAATTGCCCATTTTGCCCTCTTCTCCGATGGACTGCAACGATTGGCCCTAAAATTACCCGAAGGTGATCCCCATGCTCCCTTCTTTACCCCCCTGTTCCGGTTTGTGGATCAAATGGAAGATGCTGAAGCGGCTCAAAGTCAATTGGAGGAATTTCTGGCTCATCCCCGGATTACGGAACGGACAGATGATGATTTAACTATGGTATTAGCCAGCTTGAAGTCAATGAAACATTCATAA
- a CDS encoding pentapeptide repeat-containing protein, whose translation MSQDTEPNQPLHQQAMGDTSTSGEEHRTTDRHLQIDQHQFIYNYYYPSQTQSASSESREEPDRLPCPYRGLFHFGPKDAQFFFGREHFIDQLYEATQTRNFIPILGTSGSGKSSVVLAGLVPKLKQEGGWQFTYFRPGAIRNKDRQKSSDPWFALAQALVPLYTPNWNQTQQIKQSHQLADLLRSGEVLLSDVMGQISHHYPQSRLLLIADQFEELYTVCEDEATPGQFLDLLIDTLCDGGSDLPLVLVLTMGIDVLGDALSYPRFAQVLHSDMKLGAMSQSQLREVIEKPAQQLGVEFEPDLVARILDDIEEPGNLSLLEFALTQLWKQRQGKQINLVAYQKMGGVKGALTRHADGVLNHWTLEEQQQVRSILMRLVNPGEETRGNTGRPVMQRELSGYHRKFVTTLAAEGLVVTYKDGRGEETVEVVHETLIRYWGQFRTWVNENREMMSMAGQLERAAKEWDNRGRSQDGLLQGRRLQEGKKFEAEYGDDYPLSARVTEWIQASVRQRWRNRFKLGWLVVIPMAIIWAIAEPRIRASRIEQAYNILESGSWAEKPKVARYLTSGCRWPDRFVDFMPLVFGNCESLREANLSGANLSEVNLRDANLSGANLSGANLSGATLINSTLSGVNLSGTNLSQVDLSQADLSGATLSGATLTQADLSGATLSQANLSEANLIEVNLIDTNLIDTNLHRANLSGANLIEVNLWGANLSRANLNRANLSQATLWQANLSGASLWGADLSETDFSGADLGGADLSDAYLGGADFRAEEKWGQVKHLTPEQVKLACSWQDVQFDPEFLQALNESGDPQESPDCSRWE comes from the coding sequence ATGAGTCAGGACACAGAACCAAACCAACCTCTACACCAACAGGCAATGGGCGATACCAGCACATCCGGTGAAGAGCATCGCACAACGGATCGGCATCTTCAGATTGACCAGCACCAGTTTATCTACAATTACTACTATCCATCCCAGACTCAGAGCGCCTCTAGCGAATCGAGAGAGGAACCGGATCGCTTACCCTGTCCCTATCGCGGGTTATTTCACTTTGGGCCCAAAGATGCCCAATTCTTCTTTGGACGGGAGCATTTTATAGACCAGCTCTATGAAGCCACGCAAACCCGGAACTTTATTCCGATTTTGGGCACTTCTGGCAGTGGCAAATCTTCCGTGGTTTTGGCTGGGTTAGTGCCAAAATTAAAGCAGGAAGGAGGGTGGCAGTTTACTTATTTTCGTCCAGGAGCAATTCGCAATAAAGATCGACAGAAGAGTTCTGATCCCTGGTTTGCGCTGGCTCAAGCCTTGGTTCCTCTGTATACTCCCAATTGGAATCAAACGCAACAGATTAAACAAAGCCATCAATTAGCAGATTTGCTCCGCAGTGGCGAGGTTTTGTTGTCCGATGTCATGGGCCAGATTAGCCATCATTATCCCCAATCTCGGTTACTCTTGATCGCCGATCAATTTGAAGAACTCTACACCGTTTGTGAGGATGAAGCCACTCCTGGCCAGTTTCTGGATTTGCTCATTGATACACTATGTGATGGAGGGTCTGACTTGCCCTTGGTCTTGGTGCTGACGATGGGGATAGATGTTCTCGGTGATGCACTCTCCTATCCGCGTTTTGCCCAGGTGCTGCACTCGGATATGAAGTTGGGAGCGATGAGCCAGAGCCAACTGCGGGAGGTGATTGAGAAGCCCGCCCAACAATTGGGGGTGGAGTTTGAGCCAGATTTGGTCGCTAGGATTCTTGATGATATAGAGGAACCCGGAAACTTATCCTTACTGGAGTTTGCTCTGACGCAACTGTGGAAACAACGGCAGGGAAAACAGATTAATCTTGTGGCCTATCAAAAGATGGGTGGAGTCAAAGGGGCGTTAACTCGTCATGCAGATGGAGTGTTGAATCATTGGACTCTGGAGGAACAACAGCAAGTGCGGTCAATTTTGATGCGCTTGGTGAATCCGGGAGAAGAGACGAGGGGAAACACGGGCCGACCGGTGATGCAAAGGGAGTTAAGCGGATATCATCGGAAATTTGTGACGACGTTAGCGGCTGAGGGGTTAGTGGTCACTTATAAGGATGGGAGGGGAGAAGAAACGGTTGAGGTCGTTCATGAAACCCTGATTCGCTACTGGGGACAATTCAGAACTTGGGTGAATGAGAATCGAGAGATGATGAGCATGGCTGGCCAACTGGAAAGGGCAGCGAAAGAGTGGGATAACCGAGGTAGAAGTCAAGATGGTTTGTTGCAGGGAAGGCGGTTGCAAGAGGGGAAAAAATTTGAAGCCGAATATGGAGACGATTATCCCCTGTCGGCACGGGTAACTGAATGGATACAGGCGAGTGTTCGACAGAGATGGCGAAATCGCTTCAAGTTAGGGTGGCTGGTGGTGATTCCTATGGCTATTATATGGGCGATCGCTGAACCAAGAATTAGAGCATCCAGAATTGAACAGGCTTATAACATTCTAGAATCTGGTTCTTGGGCAGAAAAGCCCAAGGTAGCTCGTTATCTGACTAGCGGTTGTCGTTGGCCAGATCGATTCGTTGATTTCATGCCTCTGGTCTTCGGTAATTGTGAGAGTCTCAGAGAGGCTAACCTCAGTGGAGCTAACCTCAGTGAAGTCAACCTCAGAGACGCTAACCTCAGTGGAGCTAATCTCAGTGGGGCCAACCTCAGTGGCGCGACCCTGATTAACTCCACCCTCAGTGGAGTGAACCTCAGTGGAACTAACCTCAGTCAAGTTGACCTCAGTCAAGCTGACCTGAGTGGAGCTACCCTGAGTGGAGCTACCCTCACTCAAGCTGACCTGAGTGGAGCCACCCTCAGTCAAGCGAACCTGAGTGAGGCCAACCTAATTGAAGTTAACCTAATTGATACTAACTTGATTGATACCAACCTCCATAGAGCCAACCTCAGTGGAGCCAACCTGATTGAAGTTAACCTTTGGGGAGCGAACCTGAGTAGAGCGAACCTGAATCGAGCGAACCTCAGTCAAGCTACCCTGTGGCAAGCGAACCTCAGTGGAGCCAGCCTCTGGGGAGCTGATCTGAGTGAAACTGACTTCAGTGGAGCTGACCTTGGTGGAGCCGACCTCAGTGATGCCTACCTTGGTGGAGCCGACTTTCGGGCAGAGGAAAAGTGGGGACAAGTGAAACACTTAACCCCTGAGCAAGTTAAATTGGCTTGTAGTTGGCAAGATGTACAATTTGATCCAGAATTCTTACAAGCCTTGAATGAATCTGGTGACCCCCAAGAGTCACCGGACTGTAGTCGTTGGGAGTAG
- a CDS encoding DUF928 domain-containing protein has protein sequence MRQPFSVSRFGLLGLITAVTLTVMATSAPAVIFEPPEDQAPDSTLGGGSRDLQQCVSAPQDGIPSVTPLLPETEIGFTVAQKPTIYVYVPQTLAKKMFFSLQTETGEHHYQQEMELPETPGIIGFQVPEDAPPLKENTNYKWTIAFICGESLEPDSPEYTGWIRRLPQEEYSIATDLSLKQVEDLAEAKLWYDTVFSLVQLKNQEPDNPVLSQNWTELLTSVGLEAIANQPILTGQP, from the coding sequence ATGAGACAACCCTTTTCAGTTTCTCGATTCGGACTGCTGGGTTTAATCACAGCAGTTACCCTAACTGTAATGGCAACTTCCGCACCCGCCGTGATTTTTGAACCGCCAGAAGATCAAGCGCCCGACTCCACATTAGGGGGAGGCTCGCGAGATCTACAGCAGTGCGTCTCTGCTCCTCAAGACGGTATACCCTCAGTGACTCCCTTACTTCCAGAGACCGAGATCGGTTTTACCGTTGCCCAAAAGCCAACGATTTATGTCTACGTTCCCCAAACTTTAGCTAAAAAGATGTTTTTTAGTTTGCAAACGGAGACCGGAGAACACCATTATCAGCAGGAAATGGAGCTACCAGAAACTCCTGGAATTATAGGATTTCAAGTCCCAGAAGATGCACCACCCTTAAAAGAAAATACGAATTATAAATGGACGATCGCCTTCATTTGCGGGGAAAGCTTGGAACCAGATAGCCCAGAATATACGGGCTGGATTCGTCGCTTACCCCAAGAAGAGTATTCGATTGCCACCGATCTTTCCTTAAAACAAGTGGAAGATCTCGCTGAAGCTAAACTTTGGTATGACACGGTTTTTTCTTTAGTGCAATTAAAAAACCAAGAACCAGATAATCCAGTGTTGAGCCAAAATTGGACAGAGTTATTAACATCCGTTGGACTTGAGGCGATCGCCAATCAACCCATCCTCACCGGGCAACCTTAA